The region AATCCTTCACGCAGCATGCTCACTTTTCGCCGCAGATTCGCAGCTTCAGGAGTCTCCGCGGTCACTGGCTCAACCTTCTCGATGACGCTCCGCCCCATCGAATCGGCAGTGGTCGCTGTCGCCATGGCCACTTCAATCGCAGGATTCATGTCAGAAGTGGCCGAACTCTCTGCAGTTAAATCCGTTTTACTCTCAGGTGTCGATCTAGCAAACGACATCTTGAGTGGCTGAGATTTTTTGACCACGATCTGGCGGTAGTCAGCACCGGCAATCGAGGGATCAAATTCGAGACGAAGCCCGATCAAGGTCACAAGAGCCAGAGCCACGGCTGTTCCATTAGCACGATGAACAGTCGGCAGACTCCAGTAAAGACGAATCATTCGACGCATACATGGGGTTTCCTGGTTGGGGAGCCACAGTCGATCACGGAGAAACGAAAGGCAATTTGCGTCGGGGGCAGATTCCACAAGACAGGATGCGCACTCACAGTTTCGACCCAAACCAGGATGCGACCAGGTTGGCCCAAGCCAAGCCTTGCCCAGATCTCACCGAGTTCATCATCGGCAAATAAGCAAGCTGGTTATGAGGCACGAGTCGATGACATCCGCAGGATTTGCCAGATGAACTGCCGATCAGCGAGAAAGAATTGCCAGGAAAGAGCCCACCACAAAGAGAATCGGCGAACCTTGCAGAACTTCCGCACCCCGTTTGTCTCTGACTGATCGACCAGACTCCTCGGGACACATGCCCCAGCCGTCAGAGTCTCGCATCGGAATATGACGAAAGAATCATCTGGCTTACCGGTTGTTCAGGATCGATGTTCTCACCTCTGCCAGCAAATGAAGCCGGCACAAGATTCAAGCTGCGGAAGAAACGTCCGTTCAACAAGGTGGATTTGCCACGAATAACGGATCGGATTTGCCGCGAAACTGAGACATTGGTTGAAAACCAGCCACATCAGTCGAATTTCACGAGGTAGACTATCCACACGAGGACGATGGATTGTGGAATTCTCTCAGCAGACGCCATTGTTAACCCTGATCTTGACCAGATGATCTGGTCACGTTGTATCGCGATTAACAATCAACACGAAGTTAATGATTATCCGAGCGGGGCCGGGCTTTTCTCTCGAGAGGGGCTTCTGCCGCGAAGACCATTGGCAACTTATGATTCAACTGGATCGACTGACGAAAAAGTTCTCAGACTTCAAGACGGGTGAACGTCTGGCACTTGATCACGTCAGCTTCGATGTCAAACCCGGCGAAATCTTTGGACTACTGGGCCCCAATGGCGCAGGTAAAACCACCTGCCTGAGAATTCTCAGTACTGTCCTTAAACCAAGTTCCGGTTCCGCCATCATCGCCGGCTACGACGTCGCCACTCATCCTGCTCAAGTTCGCGCCCGCATCGGCTTCATGTCGAATAACACCGGCATCTACGACCGCATGACCGCCTGGGAACTTGTCGAATACTATGGTCGGCTCTATGGCATTCCGCAGGCACAACTCACTCAGCGACTCGAAACGATTTTCAGCACATTGCAGATGAATGAAATTCGCGAAGTGCTCGGCTCCAAAATGTCGACCGGTATGAAACAGAAGGTTTCCATCGCCCGAGCCATTGTGCACGATCCACCCGTCATGATCTTCGACGAACCGACCAGTGGACTCGATGTGCTTGTCGCCCGCAGAGTGATTCACGCTGTCGAATCACTGCGAGATCAGGGCAAGTGCATCATCTTCTCGACACACATCATGCGTGAAGTCGAGAAACTGTGTGACCGCATTGCGATCATTTATCGCGGACGCATCCTGGCTCAGGGTTCCATTGAAGAACTGCGCGATACACATCATCAGCGGGATATCGAAGAACTCTTTTTTGAACTGATTTCCGCCTGCGATGCCGAAGAAGCTGAGCACCTTCGTGCCAATGAAGACTCCATCAATCCCGGCCTCGACGACACCAGCACGAACGTCGAGGTGAGACCATGAACTGGCGCAATGTCTGGCTGATTTTCCGCCGCGAAGTTCTCGATCAATTGCGCGATCGCCGCACATTATTTATGGTGGCTGTTTTACCATTACTGCTGTATCCCGCACTGGGAATCGGCATGATGCAGTTGACTGTACTCTTCAGCGAGCAGCCTCGCACGGTCGTGATTCTGGGAGCTGCTGATCTTCCTCCGCCTCAACTGCTCGATGGTCATCGCTTTGCTCAAGCCTGGTTCGAGACCAATACCGAGAGCCGGAACAAGCTCGAAGTCATTACCGATCTGCCACCAGAAAACGCAGACACAGAAAACTCCAAAGCTTCATCTGCCGATGCTGAGCAGCCGACGAATACCACAAAAAAGTCAGCCGCTTCACCTGCCGATCTGGCTCGCCGACAAAGAATCCTCAACCAGGCTAAAGAACTTCAGGTTCTTATTGAACAACTTAAACTGCTCAATCCCGCTGCGGTCGAAAGAGGTCGCCCTGCAACTTTACTTTCCCCCGAACTGGAAGCCACTCAGGTTCAACTTCGCAAAACGATGAGTGAGCTCTTTAAGCAAAGCGGCATTCAGGTTCTCATTATCATCCCGCCCGATTTTGACCAGAGTAT is a window of Planctopirus limnophila DSM 3776 DNA encoding:
- a CDS encoding ATP-binding cassette domain-containing protein, yielding MIQLDRLTKKFSDFKTGERLALDHVSFDVKPGEIFGLLGPNGAGKTTCLRILSTVLKPSSGSAIIAGYDVATHPAQVRARIGFMSNNTGIYDRMTAWELVEYYGRLYGIPQAQLTQRLETIFSTLQMNEIREVLGSKMSTGMKQKVSIARAIVHDPPVMIFDEPTSGLDVLVARRVIHAVESLRDQGKCIIFSTHIMREVEKLCDRIAIIYRGRILAQGSIEELRDTHHQRDIEELFFELISACDAEEAEHLRANEDSINPGLDDTSTNVEVRP